ctcatttattccGTTTTGAAAAAAATAGATTTCGCTGAAATGCTAATCAGTTCAAGTCAACATTTCATCAATATCTATACATTATTACTATCCTTGTTCATtttcttcattcactacaaatATTCGTTTCATAATGTAAATGCCGAGAATTTGAAACCGACACCATCAGCACATCAACACTATGTTAATTTCATACAAAAACAACAAGACAATAAAGATATTGACTCATTATCAGATAATCATTATGTCGATAGGTCAAATTTACCacaaacaattaataataataataataataataatatggataATTTCAAATCATGTATATGCTTCAAATGGCCAAGTTGTCTTAGCAATTGTACAAATGGTAAGTATTAATTTAACTACGTTTTTCTTATAACTAGAAATAGATAGTGGCTAACCACATAATTCAGAACGCCTGTTTCGTCATCTGAATGTACCCGcaccagagttgatgtccattcCGTGACTCTAACCTAttaacgttcgcttcaaaccctaccacgttatctacttagctactagGTCCATATAGCCACTGGCTTATGCATTTAGGGGGAAATGTACTTCATTTATATTAGTTGCTtggatcttcctattgatgttaaGGACTGAAATTCATCAGTCTCTCTTGAAGCAGACGATACTGAGTTTGAGTTCTAGACTGAACACCAAGTCTGCTAGCCATATTTAATCTATTCTATATCGACTTGTGTCATAAAGACAATTCGCATACGATGCACTCATACCAAAGAGATTGGTccattacagtcctaaacatcaatggagagattcaaacaactaatacaagTCGATTACATTTATCTTTTATGCTTTTATTGGTTTTATACTGTAAGATTTACTTAATAATCTTTCCGGTAATCATTAAACAAAaccttaataataaataattccaGTGTTTCAGTCGACAGTCTAGCTCAAGCTTTTTCAAAGAGAAATAACCCAAGCATCAAAATTatgaaaaatttaaaacaagGATTGAAAATCAGTGTAATGGTTAATTGTGAATGAGTCTCAATAACAACTATTCAATGTTTTTCTCCAAGATTTGAATTTTATTCcaaaataggaaaaaaagcATTTGAGCGTCAAATTCTTCATGACAGTTTCTTCCCCTGgaatttcaatttattcattaaactatTTTACGCATTAATATATAATGCTAATTAAGTAATTATACTGATAAAAGGCGAAAGATTTATCCGCAGATGAGGAGACATTAAAGTTATTATAaaccttgaataacatcttcaaaccctaatctttccaattactgcttatGCTTTTACTATCTCTACTGCTACAGGATATGAATCGACAATTGTGCaaatatggtatggcaactcgaactgatgtacgtacgtacgaagttctacgtggttgctgactgactgatactaATAAAAGCttatattatttcaatagttgagatcatgagtcaatcgaagctagaccaccatagaaaacctagaagcactggacggccgtttcgtcctattgtgggactcctcagcagattttctatggtggtctagcttcaattgactcatgatctcaactattaaaattactacaatctccacaaaaccccttctgatgcttatgttattatttattttataatatgtAAAAAAACATCATCATTTAGAACTGTTTCCATTTcataattattacgtaattaATAGTAGTAACATTCAAAGAAAATTTCGATGAGACACAACGTCATGTTTATTGTGATATTTCAAAgtattgaatttcattcaatCCATTAATCAGTTATagaaaacaaagaaaagaaGTTTCAGATTAGAGTTGAACAAGTGTTGatcaatttttttgttgttgttgaacaTATATTACTCATCCTTGTTACTAGATACTAAATGTAAGTCTGATTTTTTTTCGccaatatttattattctagGGTAAAGGTAAGAATATACGCTCATGTAATGCAATCAACAACGAAGCCTTAATTGTATTAACCTTGACTTCAATTAATACATAACTTGAGATTAATGTTTTC
This DNA window, taken from Schistosoma haematobium chromosome 7, whole genome shotgun sequence, encodes the following:
- the ADAM23 gene encoding Disintegrin and metalloproteinase domain-containing protein 23 encodes the protein MLISSSQHFINIYTLLLSLFIFFIHYKYSFHNVNAENLKPTPSAHQHYVNFIQKQQDNKDIDSLSDNHYVDRSNLPQTINNNNNNNNMDNFKSCICFKWPSCLSNCTNVLVTKKPGRYIMSFTF